Proteins encoded within one genomic window of Xylophilus sp. GOD-11R:
- a CDS encoding electron transfer flavoprotein-ubiquinone oxidoreductase, protein MTPEEILSTYGPREAMEYDVVVVGAGPAGLSAAIRLKQRAAEAGSEVSVVVLEKGSEPGAHILSGAIMDPIAITELFPDWKERGAPLNQPVTEDAFLFMGEKSAMRTPNWLLPACFHNEGNYIVSLGNVTRWLAEQAEALGVEIFPGFAAAEVLYDDDGSVKGVATGNMGVGKDGEPTDGFQLGMELHGKYTVFAEGARGHLGRQLIDKFQLAKDSDPQSYGIGIKELWEIDPQRHQPGFALHSAGWPLDADTYGGSFLYHAEDNKVVVGFVVGLDYQNPYLSPFEEFQKFKTHPNIRWYFDGDEAKGIKPAKRISYGARAITAGGLLALPKTVFPGGALIGCEAGYLNASRIKGSHAAIKTGMLAADAAFDALAAGRQRDELTAYPEAFKASWLHEELNKARNFKQWFKKGRTIATLMTGIEQKLLGGNIPWTIHRTEADHQRLKPASACKPIAYAKADGKLTFDRLSSVFVSNTNHAEDQPAHLTLKDKTVPTRINLPEYAGPEQRYCPAGVYEFVPDEANAGKERLQINAQNCVHCKTCDIKDPTQNIVWVTPEGGGGPNYSGM, encoded by the coding sequence ATGACCCCAGAAGAAATCCTGAGCACCTACGGCCCGCGCGAGGCCATGGAATACGACGTGGTCGTGGTCGGCGCCGGCCCGGCGGGCCTGTCGGCGGCGATCCGGCTGAAGCAACGCGCCGCCGAGGCCGGTTCCGAAGTCTCGGTCGTGGTGCTGGAGAAGGGTTCCGAGCCCGGCGCGCACATCCTGTCGGGCGCGATCATGGACCCGATCGCCATCACCGAACTGTTTCCCGACTGGAAGGAGCGCGGTGCGCCGCTGAACCAGCCGGTCACCGAAGACGCCTTCCTGTTCATGGGCGAGAAGAGCGCGATGCGCACGCCCAACTGGCTGCTGCCGGCGTGCTTCCACAACGAAGGCAACTACATCGTCAGCCTGGGCAATGTCACCCGCTGGCTGGCCGAACAGGCCGAGGCGCTGGGCGTGGAGATCTTTCCCGGCTTCGCCGCCGCCGAAGTGCTCTACGACGATGACGGCTCGGTCAAGGGCGTGGCCACCGGCAACATGGGCGTCGGCAAGGACGGCGAGCCCACCGACGGCTTTCAGCTCGGCATGGAACTGCACGGTAAATACACCGTGTTCGCCGAAGGTGCGCGCGGCCACCTGGGCCGGCAGCTGATCGACAAGTTCCAACTCGCCAAGGACAGCGATCCGCAGAGCTACGGCATCGGCATCAAGGAACTCTGGGAGATCGATCCCCAGCGCCACCAGCCCGGTTTCGCGCTGCACAGCGCCGGCTGGCCGCTGGATGCCGACACCTACGGCGGCTCGTTTCTCTACCACGCCGAAGACAACAAGGTCGTGGTCGGCTTCGTGGTGGGGTTGGACTACCAGAACCCCTATCTGAGCCCGTTCGAAGAGTTTCAGAAGTTCAAGACGCATCCCAACATCCGCTGGTATTTCGACGGTGACGAGGCCAAGGGCATCAAGCCGGCCAAGCGCATCAGCTATGGCGCGCGGGCCATCACGGCCGGCGGGCTGCTGGCCTTGCCCAAAACGGTGTTCCCCGGTGGCGCGCTCATCGGCTGCGAGGCGGGTTACCTCAATGCGAGCCGCATCAAGGGCAGCCACGCCGCGATCAAGACCGGCATGCTGGCGGCCGATGCGGCCTTCGACGCCTTGGCCGCAGGCCGTCAGCGCGACGAACTCACCGCCTACCCGGAAGCCTTCAAGGCCAGCTGGCTGCACGAGGAACTGAACAAGGCGCGCAACTTCAAGCAGTGGTTCAAGAAGGGCAGGACCATCGCCACGCTGATGACCGGCATCGAGCAGAAGCTGCTGGGCGGCAACATTCCCTGGACGATCCACCGCACCGAGGCCGATCACCAGCGCCTCAAGCCGGCATCGGCCTGCAAGCCGATCGCCTACGCCAAGGCCGACGGCAAGCTCACCTTCGACCGCCTCTCCAGCGTCTTCGTGAGCAACACCAACCATGCCGAAGACCAGCCCGCGCACCTGACACTCAAGGACAAGACGGTGCCGACCCGCATCAACCTGCCCGAATACGCCGGCCCCGAGCAGCGCTATTGCCCGGCCGGGGTCTACGAGTTCGTGCCGGACGAGGCCAACGCGGGCAAGGAGCGGCTGCAGATCAACGCGCAGAACTGCGTGCACTGCAAGACCTGCGACATCAAGGATCCGACGCAGAACATCGTCTGGGTGACACCCGAGGGCGGCGGCGGGCCGAACTATTCGGGCATGTAG
- a CDS encoding GMC family oxidoreductase, with protein MQNFDYIVVGAGSAGCVVASRLSDDPSVRVLLLDAGPPATGFWVRTPAGMAKLFKHQRYNWGYFTEPVPTLNDRRLYWPRGKALGGSSAINGMVYVRGNRGDFDHWESEGNPGWGWEGVLPYFKRLENYGTLAQPEHGTSGPVTITDPAVKHPTASDFIRAAGRIGIPEVKTFVGTEPEGVGFLQANIRNGVRQSSYETYIKPHLSRSNLVVESGAHVRRILLKDRRATGVEIIQNGQLRSFEATREVVLSGGALNSPQILMLSGIGAGAQLSRHGIETLVDLPGVGKNLQDHFVARFQARVTPESSYNRELHGWRRYREGIRYLATGGGYLALASSMAAAFVKSRPDVEFPDLEISFRPMTFTHHPSGRVDIDDFDGISASVYQTRPESRGEVMLKSNDPMDAPAFAPNYLADPRDVEVMVAGMRKLRAILAAEPLSRRIIEELSPGMAVSTDEDMVDYMRRDGHCAFHPAGSCRMGPDRDAVVDARLRVHGVEGLRVADASIMPTVTSGNTNSPSMMIGEKAADLIKADA; from the coding sequence TTGCAGAACTTCGATTACATCGTGGTCGGCGCGGGCTCCGCGGGCTGCGTGGTTGCCAGCCGGCTGTCCGACGATCCTTCCGTGCGCGTGTTGCTGCTGGACGCCGGTCCACCCGCCACCGGCTTTTGGGTGCGCACACCCGCCGGCATGGCGAAACTCTTCAAGCACCAGCGCTACAACTGGGGCTACTTCACCGAGCCGGTTCCCACGCTCAACGATCGCAGGCTTTACTGGCCGCGCGGCAAGGCGCTGGGAGGTAGCAGCGCCATCAATGGCATGGTTTACGTGCGCGGAAACCGAGGTGATTTCGATCACTGGGAAAGTGAAGGCAATCCAGGTTGGGGATGGGAAGGTGTCCTGCCCTATTTCAAGCGGCTTGAGAACTACGGGACGCTGGCGCAGCCGGAACATGGAACATCCGGCCCGGTCACCATCACCGACCCGGCGGTCAAGCACCCGACGGCTTCGGATTTCATTCGTGCGGCGGGCCGCATCGGTATTCCGGAGGTGAAAACGTTCGTCGGCACCGAGCCCGAAGGCGTGGGTTTTCTCCAGGCCAACATTCGAAACGGCGTGCGGCAGTCATCCTACGAAACCTATATCAAGCCGCATCTTTCGCGCTCCAACCTGGTCGTGGAGTCGGGTGCGCATGTGCGTCGGATTCTGCTGAAGGACCGGCGCGCGACGGGCGTGGAAATCATCCAGAACGGGCAGCTGCGCTCATTCGAGGCAACCCGCGAAGTGGTGCTGAGCGGCGGCGCACTCAATTCGCCTCAGATACTGATGCTCTCGGGCATCGGCGCCGGTGCGCAGCTTTCGCGCCATGGCATCGAGACGCTGGTCGATCTGCCCGGAGTGGGGAAAAACCTCCAGGATCATTTTGTCGCCCGCTTCCAGGCCAGGGTTACGCCCGAGAGCTCGTATAACCGCGAACTCCATGGCTGGCGGCGTTATCGTGAGGGCATTCGTTACCTTGCAACCGGTGGCGGCTATTTAGCGCTGGCGTCGTCGATGGCGGCGGCATTTGTCAAAAGCCGGCCTGATGTTGAATTTCCTGATTTGGAAATCAGTTTTCGGCCCATGACATTTACACACCATCCTTCTGGTCGGGTCGATATCGACGATTTTGACGGAATCAGTGCGTCGGTTTATCAGACACGTCCGGAATCACGCGGCGAGGTAATGTTGAAATCGAATGATCCGATGGATGCTCCGGCATTTGCGCCGAATTATCTGGCCGATCCTCGTGATGTCGAGGTCATGGTCGCCGGCATGCGCAAGCTGCGCGCCATTCTGGCGGCCGAGCCGCTGTCGCGGCGCATTATCGAAGAGCTGTCTCCCGGCATGGCGGTTTCGACCGACGAAGACATGGTCGATTACATGCGGCGTGATGGCCACTGCGCTTTTCATCCTGCCGGCAGCTGCCGCATGGGACCGGATCGCGATGCCGTGGTCGACGCCCGGTTGCGGGTGCATGGCGTGGAGGGGCTGCGTGTAGCGGACGCCTCCATCATGCCGACGGTGACCTCGGGCAACACCAACTCGCCCTCGATGATGATCGGCGAGAAGGCGGCCGATCTGATCAAGGCCGACGCGTGA
- a CDS encoding CoA transferase encodes MAGPLKGIKILDLTSVVMGPYATQIFGDFGADVIKVESPDGDIMRHMGAAKRPAMGPIHVALNRNKRSLMLDLRQPTARETLLKLAATADVFVHSMRPDAIERLGLTYDALKAVKPDIVYCGAYGYGKAGPYALEPAYDDMIQGMCGMASINQHLAGEPRFTPTIVGDKVSGLTIAYSVLAALFHRSRTGEGQSIEVPMFESMVSFMMIEHLWERAFDRENGAAGYPRVMSQLRKPHRTSDGYVCMLPYTDRNWKDFFALAGRPDLAAEPRYATATSRSQNYETLYATLGEIISGNTTAHWLKHCGELSIPVAPVNSLDDLFSDPHLEAVGTFFTAEHPTLGKITQVKPPVNFSATPSEVRTLAPRLGQHSQEILSDAGFTPEEIAVLVAAGATAA; translated from the coding sequence ATGGCTGGACCGCTAAAAGGCATCAAGATTCTGGACCTGACTTCCGTGGTGATGGGTCCGTATGCTACGCAGATATTCGGGGACTTCGGCGCGGACGTGATCAAGGTGGAGAGCCCCGACGGGGACATCATGCGGCACATGGGCGCGGCCAAGCGCCCGGCCATGGGCCCGATCCACGTCGCGCTCAACCGGAACAAGCGCAGCCTCATGCTCGACCTGCGTCAGCCCACCGCCCGCGAAACCTTGCTCAAGCTTGCTGCCACCGCCGATGTGTTCGTGCACTCGATGCGGCCTGACGCGATCGAGCGGCTCGGCCTCACCTACGACGCGCTGAAGGCCGTCAAACCCGACATCGTCTACTGCGGCGCGTACGGTTACGGCAAGGCCGGCCCCTATGCGCTGGAGCCGGCCTACGACGACATGATCCAAGGCATGTGCGGCATGGCCTCGATCAACCAGCACCTGGCCGGCGAGCCGCGCTTCACGCCGACCATCGTGGGCGACAAGGTTTCCGGGCTGACCATCGCCTATAGCGTGCTGGCGGCCCTGTTTCACCGCTCCCGCACTGGCGAGGGCCAGAGCATCGAGGTGCCGATGTTCGAGTCGATGGTGTCTTTCATGATGATCGAACACCTCTGGGAACGCGCCTTCGACCGCGAAAACGGCGCCGCCGGCTACCCGCGTGTGATGAGCCAGTTGCGCAAGCCGCACCGCACCTCCGACGGTTATGTCTGCATGCTTCCATACACCGATCGCAACTGGAAGGACTTTTTCGCATTGGCCGGCCGCCCCGACCTTGCCGCCGAACCGCGCTACGCCACGGCCACCAGCCGCAGCCAGAACTACGAGACCCTCTACGCCACGCTTGGCGAGATCATTTCGGGCAACACCACGGCGCACTGGCTGAAGCACTGCGGCGAGCTGAGCATTCCGGTCGCGCCGGTCAACAGCCTCGACGACCTGTTCAGCGACCCGCACCTCGAAGCCGTCGGCACCTTCTTCACCGCCGAGCACCCGACGCTCGGCAAGATCACCCAGGTGAAGCCGCCGGTGAACTTCAGCGCCACGCCGAGTGAAGTGCGCACGCTGGCGCCCAGGCTGGGTCAGCACAGCCAGGAGATCCTGTCCGACGCCGGCTTCACGCCTGAGGAGATCGCGGTGCTGGTTGCCGCCGGAGCCACCGCCGCCTGA
- a CDS encoding tripartite tricarboxylate transporter substrate binding protein, whose translation MRQRRFAFTNAANIAASAATAMALACLVPLGSAQAQDYPSKPIRLVIPFAAGGPTDTLGRGFAQQLSQVLKQQVYVDNKGGAGGGIGVDIVAKAPPDGYTIALGTNGPLAGNTALFKSIPYDPVKDLAPVARVAFVPNVIAVHPSIPAKTLAELIEFLKANPDKYSFASGGNGTTSHLGGEALKLATHTRMTHVPYKGDGPALVDAIGGQVPIIIASVTATAPYVQAGNLRALAVTSRTRSPNLPDVPTVEQAANLPGYEFAAWYGVVAPAATPPAIVKRLADATLQVIGSQHMADKLLSIGGQGAPMGSAEFGAFIKTEVPRWSRIIKQVGATAD comes from the coding sequence ATGAGACAACGCCGCTTCGCATTCACCAACGCTGCAAACATCGCAGCCAGTGCCGCCACCGCGATGGCACTGGCCTGCCTCGTCCCACTCGGGTCGGCGCAGGCCCAGGACTACCCTTCCAAGCCGATCCGTCTGGTGATTCCTTTCGCCGCGGGCGGGCCGACCGACACGCTGGGACGCGGCTTCGCTCAGCAGCTCTCGCAGGTACTCAAGCAGCAGGTTTACGTCGACAACAAAGGCGGCGCTGGCGGCGGAATCGGCGTGGACATCGTGGCCAAGGCACCGCCGGACGGCTACACCATCGCATTGGGTACGAACGGTCCGCTGGCAGGCAACACGGCGCTGTTCAAGAGCATTCCCTACGATCCGGTAAAAGACCTCGCGCCCGTCGCGCGGGTGGCCTTCGTGCCGAACGTGATCGCGGTGCATCCGTCGATCCCGGCAAAAACGCTGGCCGAGCTGATCGAGTTCCTGAAGGCCAACCCCGACAAGTACAGCTTCGCCTCGGGCGGCAACGGCACCACCTCGCACCTGGGCGGTGAAGCCCTGAAGCTCGCCACCCATACCCGCATGACCCATGTGCCCTACAAGGGCGACGGCCCGGCGCTGGTCGACGCCATCGGCGGACAGGTGCCGATCATCATCGCCAGCGTCACCGCGACCGCGCCCTACGTGCAGGCCGGCAACCTGCGCGCGCTGGCCGTCACGTCACGCACCCGCAGTCCCAATCTGCCCGACGTTCCCACCGTGGAACAGGCGGCCAACCTGCCAGGTTATGAGTTCGCGGCCTGGTACGGCGTAGTGGCGCCGGCCGCCACGCCGCCAGCCATCGTCAAGCGGCTGGCCGACGCCACCCTGCAGGTAATCGGCTCGCAGCACATGGCCGACAAACTGCTGTCGATCGGCGGGCAAGGTGCGCCGATGGGCAGTGCCGAGTTCGGCGCATTCATCAAGACCGAGGTACCGCGCTGGTCACGCATCATCAAGCAGGTGGGCGCTACGGCCGACTGA
- a CDS encoding MBL fold metallo-hydrolase — protein sequence MRAAELLHPQRPAAPLREAATLLLLRDTPAGLQVLMTRRSATASFAPGAHVFPGGQVDAEDGQAHHLARRRPGQADAALTHALAAIREAWEELGVLLAYPADGVGDGDLADPALLAGLDRHAPLFAQCLERGLTLAADRVHMVAHWITDRDLARRFDVPFLVARAPEGQVPVADDAEQFAPEWVGMVDALRRHDEGRFAMMFPTRRTLERLARYSSVDELIAACTDVNGGDTALWTSCPRGGIVAGEVRRFMEDDAPFGELALVCPDGQVLHALDWRHDAPVALSRGVARLTAANANHMTGPGTNTYLVGTPATDFAVIDPGPADAQHVARIVAATGGQVRFIVCTHSHSDHSPAAPLLQAACSALGFKAPVLGLPSGPHARPTSFFQPDRMLADCEALELSGGADEYRLRVHHTPGHAANHLCLVLEQDGLLFSGDHILNGNGPVVVPPDGNMGAYLASLDRLEAVCCDGNVEFILPAHGWAMHEPLAVIGRLRRHRQDRQRRVAEAMSAMPEGGLDDWLPLVYPNVPPVLRDMARMSLLAHVESLRA from the coding sequence ATGAGGGCGGCCGAGCTGCTCCATCCCCAGCGGCCGGCAGCGCCGCTGCGTGAGGCAGCCACGCTGCTGCTGTTGCGCGATACGCCTGCCGGCTTGCAGGTGCTGATGACGCGGCGCTCCGCCACGGCAAGCTTCGCGCCTGGCGCCCATGTGTTTCCGGGCGGGCAGGTCGATGCCGAGGATGGACAGGCGCACCATCTGGCTCGCCGCCGGCCCGGCCAGGCCGACGCCGCGCTGACCCACGCACTGGCCGCGATCCGCGAGGCCTGGGAAGAGCTCGGCGTGCTGCTCGCCTACCCGGCGGACGGTGTTGGCGATGGCGACTTGGCGGACCCGGCCCTGCTCGCTGGTCTGGACCGGCACGCGCCGCTTTTCGCACAATGCCTGGAGCGTGGCCTGACGCTGGCTGCAGACCGGGTGCATATGGTCGCGCACTGGATCACCGACCGCGACCTGGCGCGTCGCTTCGACGTGCCCTTTCTGGTGGCACGCGCGCCCGAAGGCCAGGTGCCGGTAGCAGACGATGCAGAGCAGTTTGCGCCCGAATGGGTCGGCATGGTCGATGCCCTGCGCCGCCACGACGAAGGCCGCTTCGCCATGATGTTCCCCACCCGCCGCACACTGGAGCGGCTGGCGCGTTACAGCTCGGTTGACGAGCTCATCGCCGCCTGTACCGACGTGAACGGCGGCGATACGGCGCTTTGGACCAGTTGCCCGCGCGGCGGCATCGTGGCCGGCGAAGTGCGCCGCTTCATGGAAGACGACGCGCCCTTCGGTGAGCTGGCGCTGGTCTGCCCCGACGGCCAGGTTCTGCACGCGCTGGACTGGCGGCACGACGCGCCGGTCGCCTTGAGCCGCGGCGTTGCGCGCCTCACCGCAGCCAACGCCAACCACATGACCGGTCCCGGCACCAACACCTATCTCGTCGGCACGCCGGCAACCGATTTCGCGGTGATCGACCCCGGGCCTGCCGATGCCCAACATGTCGCACGCATCGTGGCTGCCACCGGCGGGCAGGTGCGTTTCATCGTCTGCACCCATTCGCATTCGGACCACTCGCCGGCCGCGCCCTTGCTTCAGGCGGCCTGTTCGGCGCTCGGTTTCAAGGCGCCGGTATTGGGCTTGCCCTCCGGGCCGCACGCTCGCCCGACGAGCTTCTTTCAACCCGATCGGATGCTGGCCGACTGCGAGGCACTGGAGCTGTCGGGCGGCGCGGACGAATACCGGTTGCGGGTCCACCACACGCCGGGCCACGCGGCCAATCACCTTTGCCTGGTGTTGGAGCAGGACGGGCTGCTGTTCAGTGGCGACCACATCCTTAACGGCAACGGCCCGGTGGTAGTGCCACCGGACGGAAACATGGGCGCTTACCTGGCCTCGCTCGACCGGCTCGAAGCCGTCTGCTGCGACGGCAACGTGGAGTTCATCCTGCCGGCGCACGGCTGGGCCATGCACGAGCCGCTTGCGGTGATAGGCCGGCTGCGGCGGCATCGCCAGGATCGCCAGAGGCGGGTGGCAGAGGCAATGAGCGCCATGCCCGAGGGTGGGCTCGACGACTGGCTGCCGCTGGTCTATCCCAACGTGCCGCCGGTTCTGCGCGACATGGCGCGCATGTCCTTGCTGGCGCACGTCGAAAGCCTGCGGGCCTGA
- a CDS encoding MaoC/PaaZ C-terminal domain-containing protein, translating to MSDTPAPRGKYFDDFVVGDEFVSPARTVTSTDIVNFACLTGDFNEVHTNFEYCKTTPFGEPIAHGPLIYGIMGGLQYASGVNDGTLLALLQIDAWRMLSPVKHGDTIRLHSKVLEKKESSKPDRGVVSFLRQCRKHDGTIAQEMTATLMYRRRPSA from the coding sequence ATGAGCGACACCCCAGCACCACGCGGCAAGTATTTCGACGACTTCGTGGTGGGCGACGAATTCGTCAGCCCGGCACGCACCGTCACCTCTACCGACATCGTCAACTTTGCCTGCCTCACCGGCGACTTCAATGAAGTTCATACCAATTTCGAGTACTGCAAGACGACACCCTTCGGCGAACCCATCGCCCATGGCCCGCTGATTTACGGAATCATGGGTGGCCTGCAGTACGCCAGTGGCGTGAACGACGGCACCCTGCTGGCGCTGCTGCAGATCGACGCCTGGCGCATGCTCAGCCCGGTCAAGCATGGCGACACGATCCGGCTGCATTCCAAGGTGCTGGAGAAGAAGGAGTCGAGCAAGCCCGACCGCGGCGTGGTGAGCTTCCTGCGCCAGTGCCGAAAGCACGACGGCACCATCGCTCAGGAAATGACCGCCACGCTGATGTACCGCCGTCGCCCATCGGCATGA
- a CDS encoding thiolase C-terminal domain-containing protein, which yields MSKKNATSIKNQVAIVGVGESEIGRVPHMSGLGLNAQAAKRALDESGLKPSDIDGVLTAYSFTEPYFMLGSVLCEYLGIQPRFNASLIAGGASPAVMLKHAAEAIVSGQAETILVCAGENRATGQSRDAAVASLMAVGHPYFEQPYGTSIPGFYAMIAQRHMHVYGTTREQMAEVAVNTRAHALLHPNAHMKKPLTLEEVLAAKPIADPLGMLDCCLISDAGGAFIVTSAERAQDLKAKPIYLQGIGEFHTHEHLMCAPSLTEFGATESGRIAYAMAGLGPQDIDVAELYDCFTIVPIIELEELGFCKPGEGGAFFAEGHARIGGRLPVNTHGGMLSHAHAGAAGGLFGMVEAVRQLRGGLGERQVQGAEVALVHNEGGILSSHCTAILANAKG from the coding sequence ATGAGCAAGAAAAACGCGACATCCATCAAGAACCAAGTCGCCATCGTGGGCGTGGGCGAGTCGGAGATCGGGCGTGTGCCCCACATGTCCGGCCTGGGCCTCAATGCCCAGGCGGCCAAGCGGGCACTCGACGAATCCGGGCTCAAGCCTTCTGACATCGACGGTGTGCTGACGGCATATTCCTTCACCGAGCCATACTTCATGCTGGGCTCGGTGTTGTGCGAGTACCTGGGCATCCAGCCGCGCTTCAATGCGTCGCTGATCGCCGGCGGCGCCAGCCCGGCGGTGATGCTCAAGCATGCCGCCGAGGCCATCGTGTCGGGCCAAGCCGAAACCATCCTCGTCTGCGCCGGCGAGAACCGCGCCACCGGCCAGAGCCGCGACGCGGCGGTCGCTTCGCTGATGGCGGTGGGTCACCCGTATTTCGAGCAGCCCTACGGCACCTCGATTCCGGGCTTCTACGCCATGATCGCCCAGCGCCACATGCACGTGTATGGCACCACTCGCGAGCAGATGGCTGAGGTGGCGGTCAATACCCGGGCACATGCGCTGCTGCATCCCAACGCCCACATGAAAAAACCGCTGACGCTGGAAGAAGTGCTGGCTGCCAAGCCGATCGCCGACCCGCTGGGCATGCTGGACTGCTGCCTCATCTCCGATGCTGGCGGCGCATTCATCGTTACGTCGGCCGAGCGCGCGCAGGACCTCAAAGCCAAACCGATCTACCTGCAGGGCATTGGCGAGTTCCACACGCACGAGCACCTGATGTGCGCGCCCAGCCTCACCGAATTTGGCGCTACCGAGTCGGGTCGCATCGCCTACGCGATGGCCGGCCTTGGCCCGCAGGACATCGACGTGGCCGAGCTCTACGACTGCTTCACCATCGTGCCGATCATCGAACTGGAAGAGCTCGGATTCTGCAAGCCGGGGGAGGGCGGCGCGTTCTTCGCCGAGGGCCATGCGCGCATCGGTGGGCGTTTGCCGGTCAACACACACGGCGGCATGCTTTCGCACGCCCATGCGGGCGCGGCCGGCGGGCTTTTCGGCATGGTGGAGGCAGTGCGGCAGCTGCGCGGCGGCCTTGGTGAACGGCAGGTGCAGGGCGCGGAAGTGGCGCTGGTGCACAACGAGGGCGGCATCCTTTCGTCGCACTGCACTGCCATTCTGGCCAACGCCAAGGGTTGA
- a CDS encoding Zn-ribbon domain-containing OB-fold protein, with product MDATPQLPKPVANADSQPYWAAARERRLLIRRCSACQQLHFMPRYLCPHCWSDQLEWVDSKGAGVVHSFTIIRRAPIATFAGNAPYVVVMVELDEGPRMITNLVGDDALQVAIGDRVSVAFEDRGDGDLLPQFQRSSA from the coding sequence ATGGACGCCACCCCGCAGCTTCCGAAACCGGTCGCCAACGCCGACTCGCAACCCTACTGGGCCGCCGCGCGCGAACGCCGCTTGCTCATCCGCCGCTGCAGCGCCTGCCAGCAGCTGCACTTCATGCCACGCTACCTGTGTCCGCATTGCTGGTCCGACCAGCTCGAATGGGTCGACAGCAAGGGCGCTGGCGTGGTGCACAGCTTCACCATCATTCGCCGCGCGCCCATCGCGACCTTCGCCGGCAATGCGCCCTACGTGGTGGTGATGGTCGAGCTCGACGAAGGCCCCCGGATGATCACCAACCTGGTCGGCGACGACGCGCTGCAGGTCGCCATCGGCGACCGCGTGTCGGTGGCCTTCGAGGACCGGGGCGATGGCGACCTGCTGCCGCAGTTCCAGCGCAGCTCGGCCTGA
- a CDS encoding electron transfer flavoprotein subunit alpha/FixB family protein, which produces MSILVIAEHDNAGIKPATLNTVTAALACGGDVHVLVAGANAQGAADAAAKVAGVAKVILADGASVAEGLAENVAAQVLALAPAYSHILFPATAAGKNAAPRVAAKLDVAQISDITKVDSPDTFERPIYAGNAIATVQSADATKVITVRTTGFDAAAAEGGSAPVEKIGAVADSGKSAFVGREVTKSDRPELTAAKIIVSGGRALGSNDKFTEVLTPLADKLGAALGASRAAVDAGYAPNDWQVGQTGKIVAPTLYIAAGISGAIQHLAGMKDSKVIVAINKDPEAPIFGVADYGIEGDLFTVVPELVEQI; this is translated from the coding sequence ATGTCCATCCTTGTCATTGCCGAACACGACAACGCGGGCATCAAGCCCGCCACCCTCAACACCGTCACCGCCGCGCTCGCCTGCGGCGGCGACGTGCACGTGCTGGTCGCCGGCGCCAATGCCCAGGGCGCGGCCGACGCCGCCGCCAAGGTGGCGGGTGTCGCCAAGGTCATCCTGGCCGATGGCGCCAGCGTGGCAGAAGGCCTGGCCGAGAACGTCGCCGCGCAGGTGCTGGCCCTGGCCCCGGCCTACAGTCACATCCTGTTCCCCGCGACCGCAGCCGGCAAGAACGCCGCGCCGCGCGTGGCCGCCAAGCTCGACGTGGCGCAGATCAGCGACATCACCAAGGTCGACTCGCCCGACACCTTCGAGCGCCCGATCTACGCCGGCAACGCCATCGCCACGGTGCAAAGCGCCGATGCGACCAAGGTGATCACGGTGCGCACCACCGGCTTCGATGCGGCGGCGGCTGAAGGCGGCAGCGCGCCGGTCGAGAAGATCGGTGCCGTCGCCGACAGCGGCAAGAGCGCCTTCGTCGGCCGCGAGGTCACCAAGAGCGACCGGCCGGAACTCACGGCGGCCAAGATCATCGTCTCGGGCGGCCGGGCGCTGGGCTCGAACGACAAGTTCACCGAAGTGCTGACGCCGCTGGCCGACAAGCTCGGCGCCGCACTGGGCGCCAGCCGCGCGGCCGTCGACGCGGGCTACGCGCCCAACGACTGGCAGGTCGGCCAGACCGGCAAGATCGTCGCGCCCACGCTCTACATCGCCGCGGGCATCTCCGGCGCCATCCAGCACCTGGCGGGCATGAAGGATTCGAAGGTGATCGTGGCGATCAACAAGGACCCGGAAGCGCCGATCTTCGGCGTGGCCGACTACGGCATCGAGGGTGATCTGTTCACCGTGGTGCCGGAACTGGTCGAGCAGATCTGA